A single region of the Pseudomonas mandelii genome encodes:
- the lexA gene encoding transcriptional repressor LexA — protein MLKLTPRQAEILAFIKRCLEDNGYPPTRAEIAQELGFKSPNAAEEHLKALARKGAIEMTPGASRGIRIPGFEAKADDSTLPIIGRVAAGAPILAQQHIEESCNINPAFFHPRADYLLRVHGMSMKDVGIFDGDLLAVHTTREARNGQIVVARIGDEVTVKRFKRDGSKVWLIAENPEFAPIEVNLKDQELVIEGLSVGVIRR, from the coding sequence ATGCTAAAGCTGACGCCACGCCAAGCAGAGATTCTGGCCTTCATCAAACGCTGCCTCGAAGACAACGGCTACCCGCCGACCCGTGCGGAAATCGCTCAGGAACTGGGTTTCAAGTCGCCTAACGCGGCGGAAGAACACCTCAAGGCGCTGGCCCGCAAGGGTGCAATCGAGATGACCCCGGGCGCTTCCCGTGGCATCCGCATTCCGGGCTTCGAAGCCAAGGCCGACGACTCTACTCTGCCGATCATTGGCCGAGTGGCTGCCGGTGCGCCGATTCTGGCCCAGCAGCACATCGAGGAGTCCTGCAACATCAACCCTGCCTTCTTCCATCCGCGTGCTGACTATCTGCTGCGCGTTCATGGCATGAGCATGAAGGACGTCGGCATTTTCGACGGCGACCTGTTGGCCGTCCACACCACCCGGGAAGCCCGCAATGGCCAGATCGTCGTGGCGCGGATCGGTGACGAAGTGACCGTCAAGCGCTTCAAGCGAGATGGCAGCAAGGTCTGGTTAATTGCCGAAAACCCTGAATTCGCCCCTATCGAAGTCAACCTGAAAGATCAGGAACTGGTGATTGAAGGCTTGAGTGTCGGCGTCATTCGCCGCTAA
- a CDS encoding TetR/AcrR family transcriptional regulator: MAQSETVERILDAAEQLFAEKGFAETSLRLITSKAGVNLAAVNYHFGSKKALIQAVFSRFLGPFCLSLDKELERRQSKPENKPTLEELLEILVEQALVVQPRSGNDLSIFMRLLGLAFSQSQGHLRRYLEDMYGKVFRRYMMLVNEAAPRIPPIELFWRVHFMLGAAAFSMSGIKALRAIAETDFGVNTSIEQVMRLMVPFLAAGMRAETGVTDVAMATAQLRPRSKSAPAAAKV; encoded by the coding sequence ATGGCCCAGTCGGAAACCGTTGAACGCATTCTTGATGCTGCCGAGCAGTTGTTCGCGGAAAAAGGTTTCGCCGAAACCTCGTTGCGTCTGATCACCAGCAAAGCCGGTGTCAATCTGGCGGCGGTGAATTATCACTTCGGTTCGAAGAAGGCGCTGATCCAGGCTGTCTTCTCGCGCTTTCTCGGGCCGTTTTGCCTGAGCCTTGATAAAGAGCTGGAGCGGCGTCAGTCCAAGCCTGAAAACAAGCCGACACTCGAAGAGTTGCTCGAGATTCTCGTTGAGCAAGCCCTCGTCGTACAGCCGCGCAGCGGCAACGATCTGTCTATCTTCATGCGCTTGCTGGGGTTGGCGTTCAGTCAAAGCCAGGGCCACCTGCGTCGTTATCTGGAAGACATGTACGGCAAGGTGTTCCGCCGCTACATGATGCTGGTCAACGAAGCCGCGCCGCGTATTCCGCCGATCGAACTGTTCTGGCGCGTGCACTTCATGCTCGGCGCTGCGGCGTTCAGCATGTCCGGTATCAAGGCGTTGCGCGCCATTGCCGAGACCGATTTCGGCGTTAACACCTCCATTGAGCAAGTGATGCGTCTGATGGTGCCGTTCCTGGCCGCAGGCATGCGTGCCGAAACAGGCGTCACCGATGTGGCCATGGCCACCGCACAACTGCGTCCGCGCAGCAAGTCGGCCCCGGCTGCCGCCAAGGTTTAG
- the nagZ gene encoding beta-N-acetylhexosaminidase yields MQGSLMVDVAGTWLTAEDRQLLRQPEVGGLIIFARNIENPRQVRELSAAIRAIRPDLLLAVDQEGGRVQRLRQGFVRLPAMRAIADNPNADYLAEQCGWIMATEVLAVGLDLSFAPVLDLDYQRSAVVGTRSFEGDPERAALLAGAFIRGMNSAGMAATGKHFPGHGWAEADSHVAIPNDERSLDEIRANDLVPFARLSKQLAAVMPAHVIYPQVDSQPAGFSRRWLQDILRGELQFDGVIFSDDLSMAGAHVVGDAASRIEAALTAGCDMGLVCNDRAAAELALSAAQRLKVKPSERIARMRGQSYANTEYRQNPRWLTAIGALKEAQLIE; encoded by the coding sequence CTGCAAGGCTCGTTGATGGTGGACGTCGCCGGTACCTGGCTGACGGCCGAAGATCGCCAATTGTTGCGTCAGCCCGAAGTGGGTGGCCTGATCATTTTCGCCCGTAACATCGAAAATCCGCGTCAGGTGCGCGAGTTGAGCGCTGCGATCCGCGCCATTCGTCCCGACCTGCTGCTGGCGGTGGATCAGGAAGGCGGTCGCGTTCAGCGTCTGCGCCAAGGCTTCGTGCGGCTGCCGGCCATGCGCGCCATCGCCGACAATCCGAACGCCGATTACCTGGCCGAGCAGTGCGGCTGGATCATGGCCACCGAAGTGCTGGCCGTTGGCCTCGATCTGAGTTTCGCCCCGGTGCTGGACCTGGATTACCAGCGCAGCGCCGTCGTCGGCACCCGTTCGTTTGAAGGTGACCCGGAGCGCGCAGCGCTGCTGGCGGGTGCATTCATTCGCGGCATGAACAGCGCCGGCATGGCTGCCACCGGCAAGCATTTTCCCGGTCACGGCTGGGCCGAGGCGGATTCCCACGTCGCGATCCCGAACGACGAACGCAGCCTCGATGAAATCCGCGCCAACGACCTGGTGCCGTTCGCCAGATTGAGCAAACAACTGGCCGCCGTCATGCCAGCCCACGTTATTTACCCGCAAGTCGATTCCCAGCCGGCCGGGTTTTCCCGCCGCTGGTTGCAGGACATTTTGCGCGGTGAGCTGCAATTCGATGGTGTGATCTTCAGTGACGACCTGTCCATGGCCGGTGCCCACGTGGTAGGCGATGCCGCCAGCCGTATCGAGGCCGCGCTGACCGCTGGCTGCGACATGGGCCTGGTGTGTAACGACCGCGCTGCAGCGGAGCTGGCCTTGAGCGCTGCCCAGCGCTTGAAGGTCAAGCCATCCGAGCGCATTGCGCGGATGCGTGGCCAGTCGTATGCCAACACTGAATACCGTCAGAACCCGCGCTGGCTGACTGCCATAGGCGCGCTTAAAGAAGCTCAACTGATTGAATAA
- a CDS encoding S-methyl-5'-thioinosine phosphorylase, with translation MTVYAIIGGTGLTQLEGLNIRQSLAVDTPYGAPSADVQIGEYAGKEVLFLARHGHPHRFPPHQVNYRANLWALKQAGAEAILAVNAVGGIHAAMGTGHFCVPHQLIDYTSGREHTYFAGDLDHVTHIDFSYPYSEPLRQQLIAALAAEGVDYSSQGIYACTQGPRLETVAEIAKLERDGCDIVGMTGMPEAALARELELDYACLALVVNPAAGKSTAVITMAEIEQALQDGMGKVKSTLARVLAG, from the coding sequence ATGACGGTTTACGCGATTATCGGTGGCACCGGCCTGACCCAACTCGAAGGCCTGAACATTCGTCAGTCGCTGGCGGTGGACACGCCCTATGGCGCGCCTTCGGCCGACGTGCAGATTGGTGAATACGCCGGCAAGGAAGTGCTGTTCCTCGCCCGTCACGGTCACCCGCACCGTTTTCCGCCGCATCAGGTGAATTACCGCGCCAACCTTTGGGCGCTGAAACAGGCGGGTGCCGAGGCGATCCTCGCGGTCAACGCCGTGGGCGGAATTCATGCTGCAATGGGTACTGGGCACTTTTGTGTGCCTCATCAGTTGATCGACTACACCAGCGGTCGCGAGCACACCTATTTCGCTGGCGACCTGGATCACGTCACCCACATCGATTTCAGCTATCCCTACAGCGAACCACTGCGCCAGCAATTGATCGCGGCATTGGCGGCTGAAGGCGTCGATTACAGCAGTCAGGGCATCTACGCCTGCACCCAGGGCCCACGTCTCGAGACCGTCGCTGAAATCGCAAAACTGGAACGCGACGGCTGCGACATCGTCGGCATGACCGGCATGCCGGAAGCGGCGTTGGCCCGTGAGCTGGAACTGGATTATGCGTGTCTGGCGCTGGTGGTGAACCCGGCAGCCGGCAAGTCCACGGCGGTGATCACCATGGCCGAGATCGAGCAGGCGTTGCAGGACGGGATGGGCAAGGTCAAGTCCACGTTGGCGCGGGTGTTGGCGGGTTGA
- a CDS encoding DEAD/DEAH box helicase, protein MFNCKHCAAVIYHLQEHPVNTPESAVQVHLNRELERWIDGIPSASNPPDESAQGAGTRLFYKLRATSSAGKWTLEIFKAHQLKDGRLQDIKPVYSLSDMLIRQPGYLTELDLRIARLLVAVHSHHAHYAGYPLEGSSGVELIEMLLRTSRFFLDLDQPKPLTPGMRRTGQFSWAEQSNGSFRPQWGSDEAPVETILALEPLYYLDRERLQVGPLLSELDEKLARHLSLAPDIPAGQAMQFSQRMTAATRAAPPPYALTERVVEGIFPQAHLTLASGKRYVRWQYEPEHRAALAFTYNGHPTSDRNPEVLILSGTEIQRIQRNPVAEKALRQALQKHGFKKATRKSNLDRPGEMFALPDDAAWLAFVHHGIPALREKNWLIDISDNFDFNVHPVEQWYAEVEEESGRQWFDLQLGIVVNGERHSLLPILLHLLRSQPQLMEPASLAQRNDDEQLLIELGDGRFGGKSHGKVALPFGRIKPLMATLGELYLGKHLGDSLRLSAPDAARLSALEGIPLVWQGGERLRSFAKRLRESIHAHVPAPEGLNATLRPYQLEGLNWMQTLRELEVGGILGDDMGLGKTLQTLAHLLTEKQAGRLDRPALAVMPTSLIPNWLDESQRFTPQLKVLALHGAARQKDFASLAEYDLVLTTYALLPRDLEVLQPQVWSVLILDEAQNIKNPVSKAAQAARDLQARQRLCLSGTPLENHLGELWSQFHFLLPGWLGDSKTFNRDYRTPIEKHGNNERMQHLTARIKPFLLRRKKDQVATELPPKTEIVHWVDLSDGQRDVYETVRVAMDKKVRDEIARSGVGRSQIIILDALLKLRQVCCDLRLIKTPLTAKALRSGSGKLVSLMEMLEELLSEGRKVLLFSQFTSMLALIEDELQQRGQGYSLLTGETTDRRTPVKDFQSGKVPLFLISLKAGGTGLNLTAADTVIHFDPWWNPAVENQATDRAYRIGQNKPVFVYKLIARGTVEEKIQALQLEKAALAGAVLEGGATGGWKLEQSDIEALFAPLPNLKS, encoded by the coding sequence ATGTTCAATTGCAAGCACTGCGCCGCAGTCATCTATCACCTGCAAGAACATCCCGTTAACACGCCTGAAAGTGCCGTCCAGGTTCACTTGAATCGTGAACTGGAACGCTGGATCGACGGTATTCCTTCTGCAAGCAATCCCCCTGACGAGTCGGCGCAGGGAGCAGGCACGCGCCTGTTTTACAAACTCAGGGCAACATCCTCTGCCGGGAAATGGACGCTGGAAATTTTCAAGGCCCATCAGCTCAAGGACGGCCGCCTGCAAGACATCAAGCCGGTGTACTCGCTGTCGGATATGCTGATTCGGCAACCCGGTTACCTGACCGAACTGGATCTGCGGATCGCCAGATTGTTGGTCGCCGTTCACTCCCACCACGCCCATTACGCTGGCTACCCCTTGGAAGGCAGCAGTGGGGTGGAACTTATCGAAATGCTGTTGCGAACCTCGCGCTTTTTCCTTGACCTCGATCAGCCAAAACCCCTGACGCCGGGAATGAGAAGAACAGGTCAATTTTCCTGGGCCGAACAATCCAATGGCAGTTTCCGTCCTCAATGGGGCAGCGACGAAGCGCCAGTGGAAACGATCCTGGCCCTGGAACCCTTGTATTATCTGGATCGCGAGCGGCTGCAAGTCGGACCGCTGCTCAGCGAGCTGGACGAAAAGCTGGCCCGTCACTTGTCATTGGCTCCCGATATTCCTGCAGGTCAGGCGATGCAGTTCAGCCAGCGGATGACCGCTGCGACCCGGGCAGCACCACCTCCGTACGCCCTGACGGAACGGGTCGTCGAAGGCATTTTTCCTCAGGCTCACCTGACGCTCGCCAGCGGCAAGCGTTACGTCCGCTGGCAGTACGAGCCAGAGCACCGGGCTGCATTGGCGTTTACCTACAACGGCCATCCGACGTCGGACCGAAACCCGGAGGTGCTGATCCTTTCGGGTACCGAAATCCAGCGCATCCAGCGCAACCCTGTCGCCGAAAAAGCCTTGCGCCAAGCCCTGCAAAAACATGGCTTTAAAAAGGCCACACGCAAAAGCAACCTGGATCGTCCAGGCGAAATGTTCGCCCTGCCGGATGACGCGGCCTGGCTTGCTTTTGTGCACCATGGCATCCCGGCGCTGCGGGAGAAAAATTGGCTGATCGATATCAGCGATAACTTTGACTTCAACGTGCACCCCGTCGAACAGTGGTATGCAGAAGTCGAGGAGGAGTCGGGGCGCCAGTGGTTCGATTTGCAGCTGGGCATCGTCGTCAACGGCGAGCGTCATAGCCTGTTGCCCATCCTGCTGCATTTGCTACGTAGCCAGCCACAGTTGATGGAACCTGCGAGCTTGGCCCAGCGCAATGATGACGAACAGCTACTGATTGAACTTGGCGATGGGCGTTTCGGTGGTAAATCCCATGGCAAAGTCGCACTCCCTTTTGGCCGGATAAAACCGCTGATGGCGACCCTTGGCGAGTTGTACCTGGGTAAACATCTGGGCGACTCGTTGCGTTTGAGTGCTCCGGATGCGGCGCGGCTGAGTGCGCTGGAAGGCATTCCGCTGGTCTGGCAGGGCGGTGAACGACTGCGCAGTTTTGCAAAGCGTTTACGGGAGTCGATCCATGCTCATGTCCCGGCGCCCGAGGGCCTGAACGCGACGCTACGACCTTATCAGCTGGAAGGGCTGAACTGGATGCAAACCCTTCGAGAACTGGAGGTCGGCGGTATTCTCGGCGACGACATGGGCCTGGGGAAAACCCTGCAAACCCTGGCTCATCTGCTGACAGAAAAACAGGCCGGGCGGCTTGATCGTCCGGCACTGGCTGTGATGCCCACCAGTCTGATCCCCAACTGGCTCGACGAATCGCAGCGCTTTACCCCGCAGTTGAAGGTCTTGGCACTGCATGGTGCGGCGCGGCAAAAAGACTTTGCCAGCCTTGCCGAATACGACTTGGTATTGACCACCTACGCGCTGTTGCCGCGCGATCTGGAGGTTTTACAGCCTCAGGTCTGGAGTGTGCTGATTCTCGATGAGGCGCAGAACATCAAGAATCCGGTCAGCAAAGCGGCTCAAGCAGCCCGAGACCTGCAGGCCCGCCAGCGATTGTGTCTGTCCGGCACCCCGCTGGAAAATCATCTCGGCGAGTTGTGGTCGCAATTTCACTTTTTGCTGCCTGGCTGGCTTGGCGACAGCAAAACCTTCAATCGCGACTACCGCACGCCGATCGAGAAGCATGGCAATAACGAACGGATGCAACATCTGACGGCCCGGATAAAGCCCTTTTTGCTACGTCGCAAGAAAGATCAGGTGGCAACCGAATTACCACCGAAAACCGAGATTGTGCATTGGGTTGATCTCAGCGATGGGCAGCGGGATGTGTATGAAACCGTGCGCGTAGCAATGGATAAGAAGGTGCGTGACGAAATTGCCCGCAGTGGTGTCGGGCGCAGTCAAATCATCATCCTCGATGCATTGCTCAAGCTGCGTCAGGTGTGCTGCGATCTACGGTTGATCAAAACGCCGCTCACCGCCAAAGCCCTTCGTTCTGGCAGCGGGAAACTGGTCAGCCTGATGGAGATGCTGGAAGAGTTGCTCAGCGAAGGCCGCAAGGTGCTGCTGTTTTCACAGTTCACTTCGATGCTCGCCTTGATTGAGGACGAGTTGCAGCAACGTGGTCAGGGTTACTCGTTGTTGACGGGTGAGACAACGGATCGGCGCACACCGGTCAAGGACTTTCAGAGCGGTAAAGTGCCGCTGTTTCTGATCAGTTTGAAGGCTGGCGGCACAGGTCTGAACCTGACAGCTGCGGATACAGTCATCCATTTTGATCCCTGGTGGAACCCTGCGGTCGAAAACCAGGCGACTGATCGGGCCTACAGGATCGGGCAAAACAAACCTGTGTTCGTCTACAAGCTGATAGCCCGTGGCACCGTAGAAGAAAAAATTCAGGCATTGCAGTTGGAGAAGGCCGCGCTGGCCGGGGCGGTGCTTGAAGGTGGAGCGACGGGTGGCTGGAAGCTTGAGCAGAGTGACATTGAAGCGCTGTTTGCGCCGTTGCCAAATCTCAAGTCCTGA
- a CDS encoding DEAD/DEAH box helicase, translating into MSATLSKPLAPSWVSRFKEQSLERGRRYALENRVRIVEAGDATIVAACEGSGGNVYRQTIRLRESAKATLLMVDATCTCPVHVNCKHCAAVLLKVQETLAYPAAAQDAELLEKLQAVLENRSPKAPPQVLVDNVQPIPRLWLASIEFSAFEPRNGKMQRYIQHRAALSFSYLDEYVSGQKNADVLIRQETQTLRIKRHPEVEQAYREQLRILGFKIATRQSKALPESAGELYEMVNDSAWLTFTLNELPKLRTQGWELQIDEDFGFDLTAVDDWYATVEQAPERDWFDLELGIIVNGERLSLLPILLNLMRSHTEILNPERLARRRDDELILVNIPNRPNSQHGPLQVALPFGRLKPVLATLGEFYLQEPGETTLRLSKADATRLNPLEGMPLLWEGGEQIRTFAQRLRDIKDYTATAPEGLNATLRPYQLEGLSWMQSLRQLEVGGILADDMGLGKTLQTLAHILSEKNAGRLDRPCMVVMPTSLIPNWLDEAAHFTPQLKVLALYGASRKKHFDHLVDYDLILTTYALLPKDVERLAAQPLHVLVLDEAQYIKNPNSKAAHAARELNARQRLCLSGTPLENHLGELWSLFHFLLPGWLGDVKSFNRDYRVPIEKRASEVRLQHLNGRIKPFLLRRTKEQVATELPPKTEIIHWVELNEAQRDVYETMRLAMDKKVRDEITRKGVARSQIIILEALLKLRQVCCDLRLVNDAVPPTRGSTSGKLDSLMEMLDELFEEGRRILLFSQFTSMLALIEVELKKRGVEYALLTGQTRDRRAPVKDFQSGKRQIFLISLKAGGVGLNLTEADTVIHYDPWWNPATENQATDRAYRIGQEKPVFVYKMIARGTVEEKIQHLQKEKSDLAAGVLDGRKTGDWKLQSDDIEALFAPLPDKLEKR; encoded by the coding sequence ATGTCAGCGACCCTGAGCAAACCCCTGGCACCTTCCTGGGTCAGCCGATTCAAGGAACAGAGCCTGGAGCGTGGCCGTCGCTACGCGCTGGAGAACCGCGTCAGGATCGTCGAGGCTGGCGATGCCACGATCGTCGCCGCTTGCGAAGGCTCTGGCGGTAACGTGTACCGCCAGACCATTCGCCTGCGCGAGTCGGCCAAAGCGACCTTGCTGATGGTCGACGCCACGTGCACGTGCCCGGTTCACGTCAACTGCAAACATTGCGCGGCGGTGCTGCTGAAGGTGCAGGAAACCCTCGCCTACCCCGCCGCCGCACAAGACGCCGAACTGCTGGAAAAACTTCAGGCGGTATTGGAGAACCGCAGCCCAAAGGCGCCACCCCAAGTCCTTGTGGACAACGTGCAACCGATACCGCGCCTGTGGCTGGCGAGCATCGAGTTCAGCGCCTTCGAACCACGCAACGGCAAGATGCAGCGCTACATCCAGCATCGGGCGGCGCTGTCGTTCAGCTATCTGGATGAGTACGTTTCCGGGCAGAAGAACGCCGATGTACTGATTCGCCAGGAAACCCAGACGCTACGGATAAAACGCCACCCGGAAGTCGAACAGGCCTACCGGGAGCAGCTGCGAATTCTCGGTTTCAAGATCGCCACCCGACAAAGCAAGGCCTTGCCGGAAAGCGCTGGCGAACTCTATGAAATGGTCAACGACAGCGCCTGGCTGACCTTCACCCTCAATGAATTGCCGAAACTGCGCACTCAAGGTTGGGAGCTGCAGATCGACGAAGATTTCGGCTTCGACCTGACCGCCGTGGACGATTGGTACGCCACCGTCGAGCAGGCACCGGAGCGCGACTGGTTTGATCTGGAGCTGGGGATCATCGTCAACGGCGAGCGCTTGAGCTTGCTGCCGATCCTGCTGAACCTGATGCGCTCCCACACCGAAATCCTCAATCCGGAACGCCTCGCCCGCCGACGCGACGACGAACTGATTCTGGTGAACATTCCCAACCGCCCGAATTCCCAGCACGGCCCCTTGCAGGTCGCCCTGCCCTTCGGCCGCTTGAAACCGGTACTGGCGACGCTTGGCGAGTTCTACCTGCAAGAGCCCGGCGAAACCACGCTACGCCTGAGCAAGGCCGACGCCACGCGCCTGAATCCGCTGGAAGGCATGCCGCTGCTTTGGGAAGGTGGCGAGCAGATCCGCACGTTTGCCCAGCGCCTGCGGGACATCAAGGATTACACCGCAACAGCCCCCGAAGGCTTGAACGCGACCTTGCGCCCATATCAACTGGAAGGCTTGAGCTGGATGCAGTCGCTGCGGCAACTGGAAGTCGGCGGAATTCTCGCGGACGACATGGGGCTGGGTAAAACCCTACAGACGCTGGCGCATATTCTTAGTGAGAAGAACGCCGGACGCCTCGACCGGCCGTGCATGGTGGTGATGCCCACCAGCCTGATCCCGAACTGGCTCGATGAAGCCGCGCACTTCACGCCACAGCTCAAAGTGCTGGCGCTGTACGGCGCCAGTCGCAAAAAACACTTTGATCACTTGGTCGATTACGACCTGATCCTCACCACCTATGCACTGCTGCCAAAGGACGTCGAACGCCTGGCCGCGCAGCCGCTGCACGTGCTGGTACTGGACGAAGCGCAATACATCAAGAACCCCAACAGCAAGGCCGCCCACGCCGCCCGCGAGCTGAATGCGCGCCAGCGCCTGTGCCTGAGTGGCACGCCGCTGGAAAACCACCTCGGCGAGCTGTGGTCGCTGTTCCACTTCCTCTTGCCTGGCTGGCTTGGCGACGTGAAAAGCTTCAACCGCGATTACCGCGTACCGATTGAAAAACGCGCCAGTGAAGTCAGACTTCAGCACCTCAACGGTCGGATCAAACCGTTCCTGCTGCGCAGGACCAAGGAGCAGGTCGCGACGGAATTGCCGCCGAAGACCGAGATCATCCATTGGGTCGAACTCAACGAAGCCCAGCGCGATGTGTATGAAACCATGCGCCTGGCGATGGACAAGAAAGTCCGCGACGAGATCACTCGCAAAGGCGTGGCGCGCAGCCAAATCATCATTCTTGAAGCGCTGCTGAAACTGCGCCAGGTGTGCTGCGACTTGCGCCTGGTCAACGATGCCGTGCCGCCGACTCGCGGCAGCACCTCGGGCAAGCTCGACAGCCTGATGGAAATGCTGGATGAGCTGTTTGAGGAAGGTCGGCGGATTTTGCTGTTTTCGCAATTCACGTCGATGCTGGCGTTGATCGAGGTCGAACTGAAGAAACGCGGTGTTGAATACGCGTTGCTGACGGGACAGACCCGTGACCGCCGCGCCCCCGTGAAGGACTTTCAGAGCGGCAAGCGTCAGATCTTTCTGATCAGCTTGAAGGCAGGCGGTGTCGGTTTGAACCTGACGGAAGCGGATACGGTGATCCACTACGATCCTTGGTGGAACCCGGCGACGGAAAATCAGGCGACAGATCGGGCGTATCGCATTGGCCAGGAGAAGCCGGTGTTCGTCTACAAGATGATTGCCCGCGGCACGGTGGAAGAGAAGATTCAGCACCTGCAAAAGGAAAAATCCGACCTGGCGGCCGGTGTGCTGGATGGGCGCAAGACTGGCGACTGGAAGTTGCAGAGCGATGATATTGAAGCGTTGTTTGCGCCGTTGCCGGATAAGCTCGAGAAGCGCTGA
- a CDS encoding CsiV family protein — MRLFCLLTLLTTLVAPTAFADDLYQVEMILVRQNAVPAIVSKAAPEDWAAGAKSISKDNLRTPSLNNEVQKLSASSDYTVLLHKAWQQNLGEDARKIAISEGKEQFGQFPIEGTLSLKLGRFTDVDADFWVNQIDANGLVTASERLKQESHTKNGQLNFLDNGHLGLLIKITSLTAPAPRPVPDEIPD; from the coding sequence ATGCGCCTGTTTTGTTTACTGACCTTGCTGACCACCCTGGTCGCTCCTACGGCGTTTGCCGATGACCTGTACCAGGTTGAAATGATCCTGGTGCGGCAAAACGCCGTGCCAGCCATTGTCAGCAAAGCCGCACCGGAAGACTGGGCTGCCGGTGCAAAAAGTATCAGCAAGGACAACCTGCGCACGCCAAGCCTGAATAATGAAGTGCAAAAACTCAGCGCCAGCAGCGATTACACGGTGTTACTGCACAAGGCCTGGCAACAGAACCTGGGCGAAGACGCCCGCAAGATCGCCATCAGTGAGGGCAAGGAACAGTTCGGCCAGTTCCCGATCGAGGGCACGTTGAGCTTGAAACTGGGACGTTTTACCGACGTCGACGCGGATTTCTGGGTCAACCAGATCGACGCCAATGGTTTGGTCACCGCCAGCGAACGCCTGAAGCAGGAAAGCCACACCAAGAACGGCCAGCTGAACTTCCTCGACAACGGCCACCTCGGCCTGCTGATCAAGATCACCTCGCTCACCGCCCCTGCGCCTCGGCCAGTCCCCGATGAAATTCCGGACTGA